A stretch of Aedes aegypti strain LVP_AGWG chromosome 2, AaegL5.0 Primary Assembly, whole genome shotgun sequence DNA encodes these proteins:
- the LOC5569164 gene encoding transmembrane protein 170A: MYSETISELDTIANVIGLRGVGTSTLTKFVDMWYHVFLWALFSSIVIHTGAAVIAFVTLRKHKFGRFFSIFILVMGVVSPVTGGTVSSATIAFVHRASNLPMSPILAMVYGVGQTILSACLGFTRLLATL, encoded by the coding sequence ATGTATTCCGAAACAATCTCGGAATTGGACACGATAGCCAATGTGATCGGTCTGCGGGGAGTAGGAACGAGTACATTAACAAAGTTTGTCGATATGTGGTATCACGTCTTCCTGTGGGCTCTGTTTTCGTCGATTGTTATCCATACCGGTGCGGCGGTAATTGCGTTTGTCACGCTACGCAAGCACAAATTTGGTCGATTCTTCTCAATTTTTATCCTAGTAATGGGTGTTGTTTCTCCGGTTACCGGAGGCACCGTCAGTAGTGCCACCATTGCCTTTGTACATAGAGCCTCGAATTTACCAATGTCGCCAATCCTGGCGATGGTATACGGCGTTGGACAGACTATACTGTCTGCTTGTCTCGGGTTCACGCGGCTACTGGCAACACTGTAA